The window GATCAAATCCTCTGGTGTTCAAGGCCTTGAGAAAAACCGGAGATAAAACGGCGGCCATTGTGATGAGCATGGCAGACGCCAAAACCCTGGACAGAGCCACCGAACGCCACATCTTTTTAAAGGAGTGCCGGGTGATAGTCGTGGTAAAGCCGCCGTTGTAAAAAAAGGTTAGTTCGACTCCGGTTCAATAAGGGCATTATCAATCAGCCTTGATTTGCCCACCTGGACGGCCAGGGCCACAAGGGTTTCTTCCAGGATGGTTTCCACCGGCTCAAGGGTGTGGGGATGGCACAATTCAATGTAGTCAATCCGGGTGTGGTCAAATGAATGGATAAAGGCCTCCATTTCCCTGACAAGATCCGGAACAGACCGGACGCCCTGGGCAACCCGTTGTTTCAAAAGGCCGATGGCCCGGGAAAGGCAGACGGCTGAAGCACGCTGCTCCGGCGTAAGATAGGCATTTCTGGAACTCATGGCCAGGCCGTCTTCTTCCCTGATAATCTCGCCTCCGACGATGCGGATATTGAAATCCAGATCCTTGACCATCTGCCTGATGACGGCAAGCTGCTGAAAGTCTTTTTTCCCAAAAACCGCCACATCGGGCATGACAATGTTGAACAGTTTGGTCACCACTGTGGCCACGCCTCCGAAATGCACAGGCCGGGACCGGCCGCACAGATACTGGGGAAGACGGTCCAAAGAGACATGAGTCTGGTAGCCCGGGCCGTACATTTCGTTTTTATCCGGGAGGAAAACGGCCGTCACACCAGCCTTGAGAGCCATGTCAAGGTCGTTTTGGATGTTGCTGGGATAGGCGTCCAGGTCCTCATTAGGGCCAAACTGGGTGGGATTGACAAAAATGCTTAAGACCAGTTCATCACTTAAGGGCCGGCCTATTTCAAGCAGCGAAACATGACCTTTGTGAAGGTAGCCCATTGTAGGTACGAAACTGATGGTTTTTCCCTGCTTTTTTTTGCCAGCAGACCAGGCCTGCATATCTGCTTTTGTTTTTAAAATATCCATTATCTGTCCAGTTCCTCTTTTACGGCAATGCCCATATCCAATATGGTGTAGGGTTTTTTAACAAAGGCGCCTGCGCCCTCAGACAGGGCTTTTAATACATCTTCTGACTGGGAATGTCCACTTGCAATAATGGCTTTCTGGTCCGGTCGTTTTTTTTTGACCTGTCTGTACGTCTCAAGCCCGGAAATGGACGGGGCCATGACCATATCTAAAATCAACAGGTCCACAGGGGTCTGCATGATGAAATCAATGGCACTGATCCCATCTGCAACACTAAACACCTTGTATCCTAAATTTTTCAGGATGATTTCCGCAATTTTGCGCTGGCTTGCCAGGTCATCCACAACCAGAATGGTTTCCCCGTTTCCCTGGATTTCTTCGATGGAGGCCGGTTGATCCGCCAGGGACATTTCCGGACGAAGGGCCGGAAAGAGCAATGTGAACTTTGTGCCTTTTTCATCAGACGTTACAAAAATTTTTCCCCGATGGTTGAGAACCGTATTTTTCACCACGGTCAGGCCCAGTCCGGAGCCGGGTCTGCCCATTTCCTTCTGGATGAAGAAGGGCTCGAATATTTTGTTCAGGTATTCTTCGGGTATGCATTTACCTGTATCCATCACCTCAAGCATTACATATTCACCAGGAGGCAACTTTATGTCTTTCTGACTGTCTGCATAATGGTTTGCAGTTGAAATCATGATTGTGCCGTTGCCGCCATCGGCCGCCGCAGCCGATTCAAGGGCATTGAGCATAAGATACCGGATACTTTTTTCAACATGTATATAAGAACCGGATATGGTTAAGAGCTCTGGTTCCAGGTAGATGTCGATTTCCACCTGACTGTATGCGGTTTGCATTTTCTTAAACTCGGCGGCAGCCATGAACCGCTCAATTATTTTATTTATATTCAGGACCTGGCTCTCCTCTTTGATTCCCCGGGCAATGGTGAGAAGATCACTGACCACGGCAGAGGCGTTCTGACCGGATTCCTTGATAATGGTAAGACTTCTGCGGACCTCGGGGTCCAGGGTCGGGTTGAGAAGAAGGATTTCAGGATAGGTGGCCATGCCTGACAGAATGTTATTC is drawn from uncultured Desulfobacter sp. and contains these coding sequences:
- the panC gene encoding pantoate--beta-alanine ligase, whose translation is MDILKTKADMQAWSAGKKKQGKTISFVPTMGYLHKGHVSLLEIGRPLSDELVLSIFVNPTQFGPNEDLDAYPSNIQNDLDMALKAGVTAVFLPDKNEMYGPGYQTHVSLDRLPQYLCGRSRPVHFGGVATVVTKLFNIVMPDVAVFGKKDFQQLAVIRQMVKDLDFNIRIVGGEIIREEDGLAMSSRNAYLTPEQRASAVCLSRAIGLLKQRVAQGVRSVPDLVREMEAFIHSFDHTRIDYIELCHPHTLEPVETILEETLVALAVQVGKSRLIDNALIEPESN
- a CDS encoding response regulator translates to MDNTILIPPRCTKLLRNMTGFLLICAVLCMIFSLLILFLPARTGKPLCLSLFILNGAFIILMLSWLSRIKKVLTETVLIMSSSRDLMWAMDSRLNLTGVWGDCRHIAGTDAMGLLNKPLASILPEDAGSRFNTLVRDNAPFSMECRITNGENMTRPVEIKAFPIHLSGHNTFHGIITDLTNQKKIQVLESELSRSKKLKKIGLLAGSIVHDLNNILSGMATYPEILLLNPTLDPEVRRSLTIIKESGQNASAVVSDLLTIARGIKEESQVLNINKIIERFMAAAEFKKMQTAYSQVEIDIYLEPELLTISGSYIHVEKSIRYLMLNALESAAAADGGNGTIMISTANHYADSQKDIKLPPGEYVMLEVMDTGKCIPEEYLNKIFEPFFIQKEMGRPGSGLGLTVVKNTVLNHRGKIFVTSDEKGTKFTLLFPALRPEMSLADQPASIEEIQGNGETILVVDDLASQRKIAEIILKNLGYKVFSVADGISAIDFIMQTPVDLLILDMVMAPSISGLETYRQVKKKRPDQKAIIASGHSQSEDVLKALSEGAGAFVKKPYTILDMGIAVKEELDR